One stretch of Candidatus Melainabacteria bacterium DNA includes these proteins:
- a CDS encoding electron transfer flavoprotein: protein MSERIEYDLLLVGGSPSNLTLAYHFLELAKASGKEFTIAVLEKSKEFGAHIMSGAVSNPHVLEKVWPNYKELGFPIEATCTDSNVSVLGLEKKWDIPNAMVPKTMDKTGYLVLSLSFVTNWMARQLQEKAKEVPNISIDLFTGFAAHGVVFENGRVAGVSVSEDPKGEDDYVYGKFTCFGDKGFISRDVIDHFKLRDCPQIWSVGVKEVWQCNESYEGKVWHTLGWPLLEGTFGGGFVYGMKDNKLTIGMVISLDSRDPNMNPQQKLQDYKKHPWIQKMISGGKLLKYGAALLPEGGYYSLPTKFAVPGALLLGDALGVLDVKNLAGIDRSMECGYIAAEVLHDALVKQDYSEAALAPYQERLKDSFVIKESYENRYFRWAFIENPKLLGEYLPEVARSIDKSSAMFGMWKVWFKHPFGAPKDGVRSLGLINGKFNIGPIKYEADYKHIIPSFVAPKYEEPQYDKSTIYSRADAVFYASTKYHEGNNHIDEFNAQVCVECIKRYEGVDKTTPCVADCTADVHRIDIVDQIRKHGMSLENCVHCRTCEDVCPEVNLRVKPTAQGSGPDFLGL, encoded by the coding sequence TTGTCGGAACGCATTGAATATGACCTATTGCTCGTCGGTGGTAGTCCATCGAATCTGACACTTGCGTATCATTTCCTCGAACTGGCTAAAGCCAGCGGGAAAGAATTCACGATTGCCGTTCTGGAAAAGAGCAAAGAGTTCGGCGCCCACATCATGAGTGGTGCCGTCTCCAATCCTCACGTTTTGGAAAAGGTCTGGCCTAACTACAAAGAATTGGGCTTCCCAATTGAAGCAACCTGCACCGACAGTAATGTGTCAGTGCTCGGGCTGGAAAAGAAGTGGGATATACCAAATGCCATGGTGCCAAAAACCATGGACAAGACCGGTTACCTCGTTCTCAGCTTGAGTTTTGTCACCAACTGGATGGCACGCCAGCTCCAGGAGAAAGCAAAAGAAGTTCCAAACATCTCAATCGATTTGTTTACAGGCTTCGCCGCTCATGGTGTAGTCTTCGAAAATGGTCGCGTTGCAGGCGTTAGCGTCAGCGAAGATCCAAAAGGCGAAGACGACTACGTCTACGGCAAATTTACCTGCTTCGGCGACAAAGGCTTTATTTCCCGAGACGTGATTGACCACTTCAAACTACGTGACTGTCCACAAATCTGGTCTGTCGGCGTAAAAGAAGTCTGGCAGTGCAACGAATCATATGAAGGCAAGGTCTGGCACACACTCGGCTGGCCGTTGCTGGAAGGCACTTTCGGCGGTGGCTTTGTCTATGGAATGAAAGACAACAAGCTGACGATTGGTATGGTTATCAGCCTGGATAGTCGTGACCCAAATATGAATCCACAGCAGAAGCTGCAAGACTACAAGAAGCACCCATGGATTCAAAAAATGATCAGTGGTGGCAAACTTCTCAAGTATGGTGCAGCCTTACTTCCTGAAGGTGGATACTACTCACTGCCAACGAAATTCGCTGTTCCCGGTGCCTTACTTCTCGGCGATGCGCTCGGCGTTCTCGACGTGAAGAACCTGGCTGGAATCGACCGCTCCATGGAATGCGGCTACATCGCAGCAGAAGTCCTGCATGATGCCCTGGTCAAACAAGACTACTCAGAAGCAGCACTGGCACCATATCAGGAGCGCCTGAAAGACAGCTTCGTGATCAAAGAATCTTACGAGAACAGGTACTTCCGCTGGGCCTTCATCGAGAATCCAAAACTGCTCGGTGAGTATCTGCCTGAAGTAGCACGCAGCATCGACAAATCATCAGCCATGTTTGGTATGTGGAAGGTGTGGTTTAAGCATCCATTCGGTGCTCCAAAAGACGGCGTCAGATCGCTGGGATTGATTAACGGCAAGTTCAACATCGGACCGATCAAATACGAAGCCGACTACAAGCACATCATTCCATCGTTCGTCGCTCCTAAATACGAAGAGCCTCAGTACGACAAATCGACGATCTACTCACGTGCCGACGCTGTTTTCTATGCGTCCACGAAATATCACGAAGGCAACAACCACATCGACGAGTTCAACGCCCAGGTGTGTGTTGAGTGCATCAAACGCTACGAAGGCGTCGATAAAACGACTCCTTGTGTCGCCGACTGCACGGCCGATGTCCACAGAATCGATATCGTCGACCAGATCAGGAAGCACGGTATGTCTTTAGAGAACTGTGTGCACTGTCGAACCTGCGAAGACGTTTGCCCCGAAGTTAATCTACGGGTCAAACCGACGGCGCAAGGCAGTGGTCCAGATTTCCTTGGACTATAA